The sequence below is a genomic window from Variovorax paradoxus B4.
TTTTGCGACTTGCGGCAGGGGGCCAATCGATACCTCCGGCGGGCCAGGCATGACGGCTGAGACGCCGGTCAAGCTCTGGATCAATGCCTCCGAGGCGCCGCGCGTCACGGGCTATCACGCCCATGAGGACGGCCAGCTGTTCGCCCTGCGCGAGGGCTTGCAAGTCATCGAGACGCCCTCGGGGCGCTGGGTGCAGCCGCCTGGCTGGATCGGCTGGATCGCGCCGCGCTGCGCGCACGCGGCGCAGAGCTTCGGCGCCACCGCGGGCTGGAGCCTGCATATCGACGCGGCGATGGTGGCCGGCTTGCCGGGCGAGCCGCATGTGTTTGGCACGACGCCGCTGACGCAGGCGCTGGTCGACCGGCTGACATCGCTCGATGCGTCGGCGGCGGCCTTCGAGGAGCGTCGCGCGCGGCTGGTCGGTGTGTTGCTGGACGAACTCGCCGCGAGCGCCAGGCCGTCACTTCATTTGCCGATGCCGCAGGACAGGCGCCTGGGGGCGATGGCCGCGGCGCTGGCGAACGACCCCGCGCTGCCCGACACCATCGACCGGTGGGCCGATCGCATCGGCATGGCGCGCAGGACGCTCACGCGGCGCTTTGCTGTCGAGACCGGATTGAGCTTCGCGCAATGGCGACAGCAGTCTCGCCTGCTGAAAGCCATCGAGCTTCTGAGCCTTGGCGAGGCGGTGACGACCGTGGCGTTGACGGTCGGCTACAGCTCGGTGAGCGCGTTCATCGAGACGTTTCGCAAGAACTTCGGCTGCACGCCAGCGCGTTTCTTCGAGGAGGGAATGGCCTTGCCGCAGACGAAAAAAAAGCCGGCATGAGCCGGCTTTTTGATTCAGGAGCGCGAGGCCCCCGAGCGCTTACTTGACGTGCTTGCCGATCAGCGCGGCCAGTTCGAACATCGACACTTGCGGCTTGCCGAAGATTTCCTTCAGCTTGGCGTCGGCGTTGATGTTGCGCTTGTTGGCCTTGTCCTGAAGGTTGTTCTTCTTGATGTAGTCCCACAGCTTGCTCACGACTGCGGTGCGCGGCAGAGGCGTCGAGCCCACAACGGCGGCGAGTGCCGGGCTGGGGGTCAGGGCCTTCATGAACGCGGCGTTGGGCGTGCGCTTCTTGGCGGGAGCGGCCTTCTTTGCAGGAGCCTTCTTCGCCGGTGCAGCCTTCTTCGCAGGAGCCGCAGCCTTCTTTGCGGGCGCAGCCTTCTTGGCCGGTGCGGCCTTCTTCGCAGGAGCCGCAGCCTTCTTCGCGGGAGCGGCCTTCTTTGCCGGAGCTTTCTTGGCCGGAGCCTTCTTTGCAGTTGCCATGGTTGATTTCCTTTTTGGTTAAACAGTCACCAATGAAAAACTTGCGTCTCCAGTGGCATTGCGGATGCTAAAGGAGAAAAAACGCGTTTCCAAGGGAAAAAGAGCTTTTTTCATTGGGAGTTGTTGTTTTTTCAGAGGGGAGAACCCCCGGTTTTCAGCTTCGGCGTGCGGGCCAGGTCGCCAGCACCACGCCAACGAGCGCAAGAGCGAACGCAAGCAGCTGCGCCGCAGAGAGGCTTTCACCGAGCACCAGCACGCCCACGAGGGCCGCGCTCACGGGCAGCATCACGGCAAAAACACCGGCCTGCGCAGCAGGCACGTGGCGCAGTCCGGTCATCCAGAGCCACACGGTCCAGATGCTCGCGGCAAGCGCATAGGCCACGAGCAGCGCCCAGGTGCCCAGGCGCACCGCCGAGAAGTCGAACTGCAGTGCGAACCAGATGCCGAAGGGCATCGACAGCACGAAGCCCCAGAGATTGATGAGCGAGGAAATCCGCTTGGGGCCGAGATGGCCGGTGAGCGACTTGCCGATCACCGCGTAGGCGGTTTCGCAAAGCACCGCGCAGAAGACGAGCAGGTTGCCGAGCCAGGGCATCGAAGGCGGCGCAGTACCGTTGCCTGTGGCCGGGGCGTGCGCCGGCGCGAGGGCCAGCAGCCCGATGCCGAGCGCAGCGCAGCCGATGGCAAGGCCGATGCGCACCGTGATGCGCTCGCGCAGGAAGAGCCAGCTCGCGACCGCCACGGCCGCCGGGATGGAAGCCATGATCACCCCGGCGGACACCGCGCTCGTCAGGCTCACGCCGAACAGCATGCAGATCGAGAACAGGAAGTTGCCGAGGAACGATTCGAGAAAGACCAGCCCGCGCGTGCGCCCGCTCATGGGCGGTTCGCCCGGTGCGCGCCGCAGCCAGTGCGGCATGGCGAGCGCGGCGATGCCGAAGCGCAGCCAGGCGAGCAGCAGCACCGGAAAGGCCGCCACCAGCGGCTTGGAAAGGGCGACGTAGCCGCCGACGAGCGACATGCTCAGGGCCAGGCAACCATAGGCCAGCAGGCGACTGGCGGGAGCAGCGGTGTTCAATAGACTGGACGGCTTGTTGGAACGATGGATTCGATGATGCCCCAATCCCCCGAGTCCGATGGCGTGCCGGACACGCACGCGCGGCGCCACGTCTTTGTCTACGGCACCCTGCGCCGCGGCGGGCGCAACGACATCGCACGCTACAGGCCTGCGCCGGTCCACGTGGCCGACGCGACCATTGCTGCCACGCTGTACGACCTGGGCGCCTATCCCGGCGCAGTGCTGGGCG
It includes:
- a CDS encoding AraC family transcriptional regulator; this translates as MTAETPVKLWINASEAPRVTGYHAHEDGQLFALREGLQVIETPSGRWVQPPGWIGWIAPRCAHAAQSFGATAGWSLHIDAAMVAGLPGEPHVFGTTPLTQALVDRLTSLDASAAAFEERRARLVGVLLDELAASARPSLHLPMPQDRRLGAMAAALANDPALPDTIDRWADRIGMARRTLTRRFAVETGLSFAQWRQQSRLLKAIELLSLGEAVTTVALTVGYSSVSAFIETFRKNFGCTPARFFEEGMALPQTKKKPA
- a CDS encoding SWIB/MDM2 domain-containing protein produces the protein MATAKKAPAKKAPAKKAAPAKKAAAPAKKAAPAKKAAPAKKAAAPAKKAAPAKKAPAKKAAPAKKRTPNAAFMKALTPSPALAAVVGSTPLPRTAVVSKLWDYIKKNNLQDKANKRNINADAKLKEIFGKPQVSMFELAALIGKHVK
- a CDS encoding DMT family transporter, with product MNTAAPASRLLAYGCLALSMSLVGGYVALSKPLVAAFPVLLLAWLRFGIAALAMPHWLRRAPGEPPMSGRTRGLVFLESFLGNFLFSICMLFGVSLTSAVSAGVIMASIPAAVAVASWLFLRERITVRIGLAIGCAALGIGLLALAPAHAPATGNGTAPPSMPWLGNLLVFCAVLCETAYAVIGKSLTGHLGPKRISSLINLWGFVLSMPFGIWFALQFDFSAVRLGTWALLVAYALAASIWTVWLWMTGLRHVPAAQAGVFAVMLPVSAALVGVLVLGESLSAAQLLAFALALVGVVLATWPARRS